A region of the Chryseobacterium cucumeris genome:
AAATAACAAAATCAGTAAGAAGCTGAACTGGCACAATGAAATTCAGTACCGTAATTTCGATGCAGTTGGAGATCTCGAGCAGTTACTGATCCGTACAGGGATCGGATATGATCTTACAGAGAACAATAACAATGTTTTATTGGGTTACGGTTTCATTCTCAGTCAGCCTTACATCAACGGTGAAAAAAAAGAAAATATTGAACACAGGATTTTCCAGCAGTATATTACCAAACAGAAATTCGGACGTTTCTATCTCCAGCACCGCTATCGTTTGGAAGAACGTTTTCTTCAGGATGATTTCAGAATGAGATTCCGTTATATGCTGGGAGTCAATATTCCGATTACTCAAAAAGAATTACTTCCGAAAACCTTTTACGCATCA
Encoded here:
- a CDS encoding DUF2490 domain-containing protein; the encoded protein is MRKVFTKLAFTVLGLGSILTFAQKNDLGAWYMYFGNNKISKKLNWHNEIQYRNFDAVGDLEQLLIRTGIGYDLTENNNNVLLGYGFILSQPYINGEKKENIEHRIFQQYITKQKFGRFYLQHRYRLEERFLQDDFRMRFRYMLGVNIPITQKELLPKTFYASVYNEIFLHFDNPVFDRNRVYGALGYVINKNMRIEAGYMNQIQENRNRGQIQIGFYNNIPFTKN